A genome region from Pseudomonas sp. S06B 330 includes the following:
- the secB gene encoding protein-export chaperone SecB: MTDQPNNGAAAAEDESAPQFSMQRIYVRDLSFEAPKSPAIFRQQWEPSVALDLNTKQKGLEGDFHEVVLTLSVTVKNGDEVAFIAEVQQAGIFLIKNLDPASMSHTLGAFCPNILFPYAREALDSLVTRGSFPALMLSPVNFDALYAQEMQRMQEAGEAPSLQ, from the coding sequence ATGACTGATCAACCGAACAACGGCGCAGCCGCAGCAGAAGACGAAAGCGCACCACAGTTCTCCATGCAGCGCATCTATGTGCGTGACCTGTCGTTCGAAGCGCCGAAAAGCCCGGCAATCTTCCGTCAGCAGTGGGAGCCAAGTGTTGCTCTGGACCTGAACACCAAGCAGAAAGGTCTGGAAGGTGATTTCCACGAAGTCGTACTGACGCTGTCGGTTACCGTGAAAAACGGTGACGAAGTGGCCTTCATTGCTGAAGTCCAGCAGGCGGGTATCTTCCTGATCAAGAACCTTGATCCGGCGTCGATGAGCCACACCCTGGGTGCATTCTGCCCGAACATCCTGTTCCCGTACGCTCGCGAAGCCCTGGACAGCCTGGTGACTCGTGGTTCGTTCCCGGCCTTGATGCTGTCGCCGGTTAACTTCGATGCTCTGTACGCGCAAGAGATGCAGCGCATGCAGGAAGCTGGCGAAGCACCTTCGCTGCAATAA
- a CDS encoding divergent polysaccharide deacetylase family protein yields the protein MRYLLCTLLYLLSGAAFAAPTQPGKAYMSVIIDDLGQSSARDSRTLALPGPVTMAIMPDTPHASTFARQAHQAGKTVILHMPMDPATGPYAWHPGTPVPELAQRLDAALAKVPYAAGINNHMGSRMTSQAEPMAWLMAELQRRHLFFVDSRTSAATVAAAKAQVLNLAHVSRDVFLDDVRTPEAITAQLQLGIELARKQGSAVLIGHPYPQTLDVLEREMPRLKRQGIELISIEQMIAERSNQAMPAHGSHGRYTNR from the coding sequence ATGCGTTACCTGTTATGTACCCTGCTGTACCTGTTGAGCGGCGCCGCATTCGCGGCACCCACCCAACCGGGCAAGGCGTACATGAGCGTAATCATCGACGACCTGGGCCAGAGCAGCGCGCGTGATAGCCGTACCTTGGCCCTGCCCGGCCCGGTAACCATGGCGATCATGCCTGATACCCCGCATGCCAGTACGTTTGCCCGCCAGGCCCATCAGGCCGGCAAGACGGTCATCCTGCACATGCCTATGGATCCGGCTACCGGCCCCTACGCTTGGCATCCCGGCACCCCAGTGCCGGAACTCGCTCAGCGTCTGGACGCCGCGCTGGCCAAAGTGCCTTACGCTGCCGGTATCAACAATCACATGGGCAGCCGCATGACCTCGCAAGCCGAGCCGATGGCCTGGTTGATGGCCGAGCTGCAGCGTCGTCACCTGTTCTTCGTCGACAGCCGCACCAGCGCTGCCACTGTGGCGGCGGCCAAGGCTCAAGTGTTGAACCTGGCACATGTCTCGCGGGATGTATTTCTTGATGACGTGCGTACACCCGAAGCGATTACCGCGCAGTTGCAACTCGGCATCGAACTGGCACGCAAACAGGGATCGGCGGTACTGATCGGACACCCCTACCCACAGACGCTTGATGTGCTGGAACGTGAAATGCCCCGGCTCAAACGCCAGGGCATCGAATTGATCAGCATTGAGCAGATGATTGCCGAACGCAGCAACCAGGCCATGCCTGCCCATGGCAGCCATGGCCGCTACACCAACCGCTGA
- a CDS encoding S41 family peptidase — translation MLHTPRLTSLALTIALVLGAPLALAAEPAKPTAVPATTVSAASAKAPLPLEELRTFAEVMDRIKAAYVEPVDDKTLLENAIKGMLSNLDPHSAYLGPEDFQELQESTSGEFGGLGIEVGMEDGIVKVVSPIDDTPASRAGIEAGDLIVKINGQPTRGQTMTEAVDKMRGKIGEKITLTLVRDGGTPFDVTLARAVIQVKSVKSQLLEDGYGYIRITQFQVKTGEEVGKALAKLRKDNGKKLRGLILDLRNNPGGVLQSAVEVADHFLTKGLIVYTKGRIANSELRFSADPADASEGVPLVVLINGGSASASEIVAGALQDQKRGVLMGTDSFGKGSVQTVLPLNNDRALKITTALYYTPNGRSIQAQGIVPDIEVRPAKLTAEADNDNFKEADLQGHLGNGNGGADRPSSGAKRKERPQDNDFQLSQALSLLKGLSITHSK, via the coding sequence ATGCTGCATACGCCTCGCCTCACCTCGCTGGCCCTGACCATCGCTTTGGTCCTCGGCGCGCCACTGGCCCTTGCGGCCGAGCCTGCCAAGCCCACTGCGGTGCCGGCCACGACGGTATCAGCGGCTTCTGCCAAGGCGCCACTGCCGCTCGAAGAGCTGCGCACCTTCGCCGAGGTCATGGACCGGATCAAGGCAGCCTATGTGGAACCTGTAGACGACAAGACCCTGCTGGAGAATGCCATCAAGGGCATGCTCAGCAACCTCGACCCGCATTCGGCCTACCTGGGCCCGGAAGATTTCCAGGAGCTGCAGGAAAGCACCAGCGGCGAGTTCGGTGGCCTGGGTATCGAAGTCGGTATGGAGGATGGCATCGTCAAGGTGGTATCGCCGATCGATGACACCCCGGCCTCACGTGCGGGGATCGAGGCTGGTGACCTGATCGTCAAGATCAACGGCCAGCCGACCCGTGGCCAGACCATGACCGAAGCGGTCGACAAAATGCGCGGCAAGATTGGCGAGAAGATCACCCTGACTCTGGTACGCGACGGCGGCACGCCTTTCGACGTGACCCTGGCCCGTGCGGTCATTCAGGTCAAAAGCGTCAAGAGCCAACTGCTTGAGGACGGCTACGGCTACATCCGAATCACCCAATTCCAGGTCAAGACTGGCGAAGAAGTCGGCAAGGCTCTGGCCAAGCTGCGCAAAGACAACGGCAAAAAGTTGCGTGGCCTGATCCTGGACCTGCGCAACAACCCTGGTGGCGTATTGCAGTCGGCGGTCGAAGTGGCTGACCACTTCCTGACCAAAGGCCTGATCGTTTACACCAAGGGCCGCATTGCCAACTCCGAACTGCGCTTCTCCGCCGACCCGGCCGACGCCAGCGAAGGCGTGCCATTGGTGGTGTTGATCAACGGCGGCAGTGCCTCGGCGTCGGAGATTGTCGCCGGTGCTCTGCAGGACCAGAAACGTGGCGTGCTGATGGGTACCGACAGCTTCGGTAAAGGTTCGGTACAAACCGTGCTGCCGTTGAACAACGATCGTGCGCTGAAGATCACCACCGCGCTGTACTACACCCCCAACGGTCGCTCGATCCAGGCCCAGGGCATCGTGCCGGATATCGAAGTACGCCCGGCCAAACTGACGGCTGAGGCCGACAACGACAACTTCAAGGAAGCCGACCTGCAAGGCCATTTAGGTAACGGCAATGGCGGCGCAGACCGTCCATCCAGCGGTGCCAAACGCAAGGAGCGCCCTCAGGACAATGACTTCCAGCTCAGCCAGGCCCTCAGCCTGCTCAAGGGCTTGAGCATCACCCACAGCAAGTGA
- a CDS encoding murein hydrolase activator EnvC family protein, protein MFRALILLALTCLLSPAFADERAQTQQQLDATRQDIAELKKMLGKLQQEKSGVQKDLRSTETDIGKLEKQVEALQQELKKTEGELERLDHEKKKLQSARVEQQRLIAIQARSAYQNGREEYLKLLLNQQNPEKFARTLTYYDYLSQARLTQLRNFNETLRQLANVEQDISLQQAQLLAQQGNLDAQRQELEKVRAERQQVLAKLNSDVKARDQKLQAREQDQADLSKVLKTIEETLARQAREAEAARQKALLAAQEAEKQRQREALADKDDSPSKAKSIPGPLVSNNGETFGGAFSSARGKLPWPVNGRLLARFGETRGGDSRTKWDGVMISASPGSQVRAVHGGRVVFADWLRGAGLLVILDHGNGYLSLYGHNQSLLKSAGDVVKAGEAISTVGNSGGQDNSGLYFAIRQQGRPSDPAQWCRAQG, encoded by the coding sequence ATGTTTCGCGCCCTGATTCTTCTAGCCTTGACCTGCCTGCTCAGCCCGGCGTTTGCCGATGAGCGTGCGCAAACCCAGCAGCAACTGGACGCTACGCGCCAGGACATTGCCGAGCTGAAAAAAATGCTCGGTAAGTTGCAGCAGGAAAAATCCGGTGTGCAGAAGGACCTGCGCAGCACTGAAACCGACATCGGTAAGCTGGAGAAGCAGGTGGAGGCCCTGCAGCAGGAACTAAAAAAGACTGAAGGCGAGCTGGAGCGCCTTGATCACGAGAAAAAAAAACTCCAGAGCGCCCGCGTTGAACAACAACGCCTGATTGCCATCCAGGCCCGTTCGGCCTACCAGAACGGCCGCGAGGAATACCTCAAGCTGCTGCTCAACCAGCAGAATCCGGAAAAATTCGCCCGTACCCTGACCTATTACGACTACCTGAGCCAGGCACGCCTCACCCAACTGCGCAACTTCAATGAAACCTTGCGCCAGCTGGCCAACGTCGAACAGGACATCAGCCTGCAGCAAGCGCAGTTGCTGGCTCAGCAAGGTAACCTCGATGCCCAGCGCCAGGAGCTGGAAAAAGTTCGCGCCGAGCGCCAGCAAGTCCTGGCCAAACTGAACAGCGACGTCAAAGCCCGCGACCAGAAGCTGCAGGCCCGCGAACAAGACCAGGCCGACCTGAGCAAAGTCCTCAAGACCATTGAGGAAACCCTCGCACGTCAGGCCCGTGAAGCCGAAGCCGCACGACAGAAGGCCCTGCTCGCGGCCCAGGAAGCAGAAAAACAACGCCAGCGCGAAGCTCTGGCCGACAAGGATGATTCGCCAAGCAAGGCCAAAAGCATCCCGGGCCCGCTGGTTTCCAACAACGGCGAAACCTTCGGCGGAGCTTTTTCTTCGGCCCGGGGCAAACTTCCATGGCCAGTCAATGGTCGATTACTGGCACGCTTTGGCGAAACCCGCGGTGGTGACTCACGGACAAAGTGGGATGGCGTGATGATCAGCGCCTCGCCTGGCAGCCAAGTGCGTGCCGTACATGGCGGCCGGGTGGTGTTTGCCGACTGGTTGCGCGGCGCTGGACTTCTGGTCATTCTCGACCATGGTAATGGTTACCTGAGCTTGTACGGGCATAACCAGAGCCTGCTCAAGAGCGCTGGAGACGTCGTCAAGGCCGGCGAGGCAATATCCACCGTTGGTAACAGTGGCGGCCAGGACAACTCTGGGCTGTACTTCGCCATCCGCCAGCAAGGTCGCCCAAGCGATCCCGCACAATGGTGCCGTGCCCAAGGATAG
- a CDS encoding rhodanese-like domain-containing protein — MVAHLIEFATNHYLLVGIFVVLLVLLIIHEARKGGRSLSTGELTALVNSDKGLVIDIRSTKDYAAGHIVGALNIPQDKFAARIGELEKHKGNKTLIVVDAMGQHAGTTARELLKAGFTAAKLSGGVSSWKADNLPLVK, encoded by the coding sequence ATGGTTGCTCACCTGATTGAATTCGCAACAAATCACTATCTGCTGGTTGGTATCTTCGTCGTTCTGCTGGTGCTGCTGATCATCCACGAAGCCCGCAAAGGCGGACGCAGCCTGAGCACTGGCGAGCTGACAGCGCTGGTCAACAGTGATAAAGGCCTGGTTATCGACATTCGTTCGACCAAGGATTATGCGGCTGGCCATATCGTTGGCGCCCTGAATATTCCACAAGACAAGTTCGCCGCTCGTATCGGCGAGCTGGAAAAGCACAAGGGCAACAAAACCCTGATCGTGGTCGATGCCATGGGCCAGCACGCCGGCACCACTGCTCGCGAACTGCTCAAGGCCGGTTTCACCGCTGCCAAACTGTCGGGCGGAGTCTCGAGCTGGAAAGCCGACAACCTGCCGTTGGTGAAGTGA
- the trmL gene encoding tRNA (uridine(34)/cytosine(34)/5-carboxymethylaminomethyluridine(34)-2'-O)-methyltransferase TrmL has product MFHVILFQPEIPPNTGNIIRLCANSGCHLHLIEPIGFELDDKRLRRAGLDYHEYAPLKRHADLESCLQSLGQPRLFAFTTKASHPYHEVAFQPGDAFLFGPESRGLPAEVLDSLPAEQRLRLPMREGCRSLNLSNTVAVTVYEAWRQQGFA; this is encoded by the coding sequence ATGTTTCACGTCATCCTCTTTCAACCAGAGATTCCGCCGAATACCGGCAATATTATAAGGCTGTGCGCCAACAGCGGCTGCCACTTGCACCTGATCGAGCCCATTGGTTTCGAACTGGACGACAAGCGTCTGCGCCGCGCCGGGCTGGACTACCACGAGTATGCGCCGCTCAAGCGTCATGCCGACCTCGAAAGCTGCCTGCAAAGCCTCGGTCAGCCGCGCCTGTTCGCCTTCACCACCAAAGCCTCGCACCCTTACCACGAAGTCGCATTCCAACCCGGCGATGCCTTCCTGTTCGGCCCGGAAAGCCGCGGCCTGCCAGCCGAAGTGCTGGACAGTCTGCCCGCCGAGCAACGCCTGCGCCTGCCAATGCGTGAAGGGTGTCGCAGCTTGAACCTGTCCAATACCGTGGCGGTGACGGTGTATGAAGCGTGGCGCCAGCAAGGGTTTGCCTAA
- the gpmI gene encoding 2,3-bisphosphoglycerate-independent phosphoglycerate mutase encodes MTSTPKPLVLIILDGFGHSESPDYNAIYSANTPVYDRLRATQPHGLISGSGMDVGLPDGQMGNSEVGHMNLGAGRVVYQDFTRVTKAIKDGEFFTNEVLCGAVDKAVGGGKAVHILGLLSDGGVHSHQDHLVAMAELAAQRGAEKIYLHAFLDGRDTPPKSAQSSIELLDATFAKLGKGRIASLIGRYYAMDRDNRWDRVSSAYNLIVDSVADYSADSALAGLEAAYARDESDEFVKATRIGEAVKVEDGDAVIFMNFRADRARELSRVFVETDFNEFPRSRLPKLAAYIGLTQYSAKIPAPAAFAPGSLNNVLGEYLAKNGKTQLRIAETEKYAHVTFFFSGGREEPFEGEERILIPSPKVATYDLQPEMSAPEVTDRIVEAIEQQRYDVIVVNYANGDMVGHSGVFEAAVKAVEALDLCVGRIVEALDKVGGEALITADHGNVEQMEDECTGQAHTAHTTEPVPFIYVGKRNVQVREGGVLADVAPTMLKLLGLEKPAEMTGTSILIDA; translated from the coding sequence ATGACGAGCACGCCAAAACCCTTGGTCCTGATCATCCTGGATGGTTTCGGTCACAGCGAAAGCCCCGACTACAACGCCATCTATTCGGCCAACACGCCGGTCTACGATCGCCTGCGCGCCACCCAGCCGCACGGCTTGATCTCCGGCTCGGGCATGGACGTCGGTTTGCCTGACGGGCAGATGGGCAACTCCGAGGTCGGTCACATGAACCTCGGTGCCGGCCGCGTTGTGTACCAGGATTTCACCCGAGTCACTAAGGCCATCAAAGATGGCGAGTTCTTCACAAACGAAGTGCTCTGTGGCGCGGTCGACAAGGCCGTGGGCGGCGGCAAGGCCGTACACATCCTCGGCCTGTTGTCCGATGGCGGCGTGCACAGTCACCAGGATCATCTGGTCGCCATGGCCGAACTGGCCGCCCAACGTGGCGCCGAGAAGATCTACCTGCATGCCTTCCTCGATGGCCGCGATACGCCACCGAAAAGTGCGCAATCGTCCATCGAACTGCTCGACGCCACCTTCGCCAAGCTGGGCAAGGGTCGCATCGCCAGCCTGATCGGCCGCTACTACGCCATGGACCGCGACAACCGCTGGGACCGTGTGTCGAGCGCCTATAACCTGATCGTCGATAGCGTCGCCGACTACAGCGCCGACTCCGCCCTTGCCGGCCTGGAAGCGGCTTATGCCCGCGACGAGAGCGATGAGTTCGTCAAGGCCACGCGTATCGGAGAAGCGGTCAAGGTCGAAGACGGCGACGCCGTGATTTTCATGAACTTCCGCGCCGACCGCGCGCGTGAACTGTCGCGGGTGTTCGTCGAAACTGACTTCAATGAATTCCCACGGTCGCGCCTGCCGAAGCTGGCCGCATATATTGGCCTGACCCAGTACTCGGCAAAAATCCCGGCGCCTGCGGCGTTTGCTCCGGGCAGCCTGAACAACGTGCTCGGTGAATACCTGGCAAAAAACGGCAAGACCCAGCTGCGCATTGCTGAAACCGAGAAGTACGCTCACGTCACCTTCTTCTTCTCCGGTGGTCGTGAAGAACCGTTCGAAGGCGAAGAGCGCATCCTGATTCCGTCGCCAAAGGTCGCCACCTATGACCTGCAGCCAGAGATGAGCGCGCCGGAAGTCACCGACCGTATCGTTGAAGCCATCGAGCAGCAGCGCTACGACGTGATCGTGGTCAACTACGCCAACGGCGACATGGTCGGCCACAGCGGTGTGTTCGAAGCCGCCGTCAAAGCCGTCGAAGCCCTGGACTTGTGCGTCGGGCGCATTGTCGAGGCCCTGGACAAGGTCGGTGGCGAAGCCTTGATCACCGCCGACCACGGCAATGTCGAGCAGATGGAAGACGAATGCACTGGCCAGGCGCACACCGCGCACACCACTGAGCCAGTGCCTTTCATTTATGTTGGCAAGCGCAATGTCCAGGTCCGTGAAGGTGGTGTATTGGCCGACGTGGCACCGACCATGCTCAAACTGCTGGGTCTGGAAAAGCCTGCAGAGATGACAGGCACGTCGATTCTTATCGACGCCTGA
- the grxC gene encoding glutaredoxin 3: MSNVIVYSSDYCPYCSRAKYLLENKGVAFDEIKVDGKPQVRAEMAQKAGRTSVPQIWIGSTHVGGCDDLFALERAGKLDALLKA, from the coding sequence ATGAGCAACGTCATCGTCTATTCCAGCGATTACTGCCCTTACTGCTCGCGGGCTAAGTACCTGCTGGAGAACAAAGGTGTAGCCTTCGACGAGATCAAGGTCGATGGCAAACCCCAGGTGCGTGCTGAAATGGCTCAAAAAGCCGGCCGTACCTCGGTGCCGCAGATCTGGATCGGCAGCACCCATGTCGGCGGTTGCGACGACCTGTTTGCCCTTGAGCGCGCCGGTAAACTCGACGCCTTGCTCAAGGCTTGA